In the Kaistella sp. 97-N-M2 genome, one interval contains:
- the obgE gene encoding GTPase ObgE codes for MSNFVDYVKIHCKSGHGGAGSAHLRREKYIPKGGPDGGDGGRGGHVIMRGNAHEWTLLPLRFTRHIKAERGQNGMKNQLTGAYGEDVYIDVPLGTIAKNEEGEIIAEILEHGQEIILKEGGKGGKGNEHFKSPTNQTPRYAQPGMDGEEGFVIFELKLLADVGLVGFPNAGKSTLLAAVSAAKPKIANYAFTTLTPNLGIVDYRNYKSFVMADIPGIIEGAAEGKGLGHRFLRHIERNSILLFLIPADSESHFEEFKILENELKEYNPELMDKDFLISISKADLLDAELREEIAKEFPENRQPIFFSGVTQEGLVELKDAIWKKLHGEGQNL; via the coding sequence ATGTCCAATTTCGTAGATTACGTAAAAATTCATTGTAAATCCGGTCATGGTGGCGCAGGTTCTGCCCATCTTCGCCGTGAAAAATACATTCCCAAAGGTGGTCCGGATGGTGGCGATGGCGGTCGTGGCGGTCACGTTATCATGAGGGGAAACGCTCACGAATGGACGCTTTTACCTTTGCGGTTTACCCGTCACATTAAAGCCGAAAGAGGTCAAAACGGAATGAAAAATCAGTTGACCGGTGCCTATGGCGAAGATGTTTACATTGATGTACCGTTGGGAACCATCGCGAAAAATGAAGAAGGCGAAATTATTGCCGAAATTTTGGAACATGGCCAGGAAATCATCTTAAAAGAAGGCGGAAAAGGCGGAAAAGGAAACGAACATTTCAAATCTCCGACCAACCAAACCCCGCGTTACGCGCAACCGGGAATGGACGGCGAAGAAGGTTTCGTTATTTTCGAACTGAAACTTTTGGCAGATGTTGGTTTGGTTGGATTTCCGAATGCCGGAAAATCGACGCTTTTAGCCGCAGTTTCTGCCGCAAAGCCCAAGATTGCGAACTACGCTTTTACCACTTTAACACCGAATCTGGGAATTGTAGATTACAGAAACTACAAATCTTTTGTAATGGCAGATATCCCCGGAATCATCGAAGGTGCGGCGGAAGGAAAAGGTTTGGGACATCGTTTTTTACGACATATTGAAAGAAATTCGATCCTTTTGTTTTTAATTCCGGCAGATTCTGAAAGCCATTTTGAGGAATTCAAGATCCTGGAAAATGAATTGAAAGAATACAATCCGGAATTGATGGATAAAGACTTTTTAATTTCAATATCAAAGGCTGATTTGCTGGATGCAGAATTGCGCGAGGAAATTGCGAAAGAATTCCCCGAAAACCGCCAGCCGATTTTCTTTTCCGGCGTTACGCAGGAAGGTTTAGTAGAACTGAAAGATGCAATTTGGAAAAAACTTCACGGTGAAGGGCAAAACCTGTAG